From Camelina sativa cultivar DH55 chromosome 7, Cs, whole genome shotgun sequence, one genomic window encodes:
- the LOC104704663 gene encoding transcription factor MYB90-like — translation MEGSSYKGLRKGAWTPEEDSLLRQCINKYGEGKWHQVPFRAGVNRCRKSCRLRWLNYLNPNIKRGEFTSDEVDLLLRLHKLLGNRWSLIAGRLPGRTGNDVKNYWNTNLAKKKEPSCTSKIRTKEGSYSATAPVQKHNVIRPRPRSFSNNNGCITLNNMSAIIFGEASTKYGSITSNKDDISCDFVNNQIDGEIMWAKRLLEENQEADAVGSVGITIDEGERCSIDSMSSTFENLGSLFSADSRELQIHHLVVKPEAELFAYCHDETEDYGEGDGGFKLLDDIINGLLLKESHERGKSWSWMWRWTESVGGVHSPLDVAGVESVVNTLASLSNKFDTMDSHLGDHLVLLGKQFKGLEQKDLEADVEVVNKGQPQTKAV, via the exons ATGGAGGGATCGTCGTACAAAGGTCTGAGAAAAGGTGCATGGACTCCTGAAGAAGATAGTCTTTTGAGGCAATGCATTAATAAGTATGGGGAAGGCAAATGGCATCAAGTTCCTTTCCGTGCTG GGGTAAACCGATGCAGGAAGAGCTGCAGACTAAGATGGTTGAACTATTTGAATCCCAATATCAAAAGAGGAGAATTTACTTCTGACGAAGTTGATCTTCTCCTTCGCCTTCATAAGCTTCTAGGAAACAG GTGGTCACTGATTGCTGGTAGATTGCCTGGTCGGACCGGTAATGATGTCAAAAATTACTGGAACACCAATTTGGCTAAGAAGAAAGAACCAAGTTGTACAAGCAAAATAAGAACTAAAGAAGGGTCTTATTCAGCTACTGCACCGGTCCAAAAGCACAATGTTATAAGGCCTCGACCTCGATCCTTCTCCAACAACAATGGGTGCATCACGCTAAACAATATGTCAGCAATTATCTTCGGCGAAGCAAGCACCAAATATGGTAGTATCACAAGTAACAAAGATGACATCAGCTGTGATTTTGTAAACAATCAAATTGATGGAGAGATTATGTGGGCAAAGAGATTGCTGGAAGAGAACCAAGAGGCGGATGCTGTGGGTAGTGTAGGTATTACAATCGACGAGGGAGAGAGGTGTTCGATTGATTCAATGTCTTCGACGTTTGAGAATCTTGGAAGTTTGTTCAGTGCAGATTCTAGAGAG CTCCAAATTCATCATTTAGTGGTTAAACCTGAAGCAGAACTCTTTGCATACTGTCATGATGAGACCGAAGAttatggtgaaggagatggagGTTTTAAATTGTTGGATGATATTATTAACGGTCTATTGTTAAAAGAAAGCCATGAAAGAGGAAAGTCGTGGAGTTGGATGTGGAGGTG GACGGAGTCAGTTGGTGGAGTGCATTCGCCGTTGGATGTAGCTGGAGTTGAAAGCGTGGTCAACACGTTAGCTTCACTGTCCAACAAATTTGATACCATGGACTCTCATTTGGGAGATCATTTGGTCTTGCTAGGGAAACAATTTAAAGGTTTAGAACAAAAGGATCTTGAAGCGGATGTTGAGGTCGTAAACAAAGGCCAACCTCAAACAAAGGCAGTTTAA